Below is a genomic region from Venturia canescens isolate UGA chromosome 1, ASM1945775v1, whole genome shotgun sequence.
CAATGAGCGAGAGACTTTCCATTTGCTGTCGAACCGACGATTATGTGACCGACCGAGAAGGCCTTCGAAGTGCTCTGGGTGGTCGGGTCCGTTTCGGCAACGGTTAGCCTCAGTTGGATGGTCTGGTattaacaaaaatgattttgttagATTCGTCGTAATGAATCGTTCGGACTCGTTTAACTTGGAggaattcatgaatttttggtTTACAGATACGAAGGTTGGCTACGAACCTGGAGAGCGTGTGGAGGAACGCTAAATATTATTGCCTCGTTAAATATGGGGCTCTTCTCGCCCTTCTTCGCCGTGGTCCTCTTCTTGTGCATCTTTTTACCCTGCTGTAGAAGGTAGACTTTTACGAAGAAGTCTCCTGGCACACTGGGGTTCGCGCCTCGAAGATTTCGCGCCTTGACAACGACCAATGTTAGTCTCTCCGCAGTGGGGAGGTAACTCAGTGAGAACATGAGTTCTCCGTGATATGGGAAAGGGAGAGCGCCAGGACCGATTAGTGGGAGCCACGTTGTCGCCGGAGGTCTGGCGGCTGGACCGAGCTTCAAACTAGCTTCCCCCAGGAGGGAAGCTCCTCCTCCTATGCTTATCTCGACCGAGAATAtctgatgaagaaaaatacatttttgcgtGTGTCGCTCAACGTCCCGAAAAAGTAACGTCGTTCGATCGACGTAATTAAACTTTTGTACCTGGACGAGGAGAGTCCTTCCAATTGGCCCACCGTCGAGGGGAAACAAAAACTTTTCCTGGTAACTCGGCGATGGTGAACTCCGGTAAAGCCTCGTTTGTACATGAGTTTCTCGGTCCGGCAGGAGACACACTCTGTCGGGGGTGCAAGGAACGAATATAAAAGCTCACTTCATCGTCCTTAAGGATTAGTCACGAATGAAGCTTTCGCAATCTTGCAAATCTTTGAGTTCATAGTTCACCTGGCGAGGGTGTCCTGAGCCGGACGTCCATCGGGTGCGACAAGGTCGCGAGCCTCGAGAACACTGACCGCCAAGTCTCCCTCGCAATCGGCACCCCGTCCGCCCCAGCGCTCGTACTCAAGACCAACGCAGACGTGACCTACCATCGTCGCGTTCTCCAAATCACCGAGATTCACACTCGTGTCGGAGCAAACGCTTTCGCAGCTGATAGCTCTCCTGAGGTTCGATTCATCAGGCGGAGGCTCTGGTTCCAGGCTTTGCTGGGATCCACGACGATTCAAAATTGGTTGGCCCGTGCTATCGACTCCCAGCTGTTCGAGTCCGCTCATCCAACCAGCGACCCCGAAAGGCTCGTCGATGTTCTGAAACACGAACATGTTCTTCTGCACGCGTCGGTTTGTCGGCACAACTCTATGGGAGCTAACAtggtttttctcattttaggGATATCGATCTCACCTGAGACAGTCTTCTCTTCAACTGGACTTCCTCCAGTGCCGCGTACAGGTCTTGACTACTTCTCCGTCTACTGAGGAAAAAGATTATCGTCAGACGTTCCATCGATGCTGGATGTAAGAGATTTTCTCTCGTTCAATATTTACCTCGTAGTACCATCTGGACCCTCCATCTCGAAATGCCCTTCGTGGAGTCCGTTCAGTCTCTCCATACTTTTTCTCCTCTGCTCGATGCTGTTGAAAATGTCCTATAAAAAACAGGCTTTTGTAGCTGGAAATTCTCCTCCCACGAGACGTATTTCGGTACCAGACCATTCACGTACCTCAGAAGTTCTCGTGAAGCTTGGATCCGACATGTAGGGATAAGGCTCTTGACTGAGGTCTCTTAAGAGCAGTGGCGACGCCGGAGGATCCTGCAGGCTATTGTAAACCTGCAAGTAATCGCAGTCGACGGTGAAGTGCGAACGATGCTTAAGTCGGGGATGGACTATTTCGGtacattcaaattttcgttgaacatttttaaacGTAGGAGAGAGCGCGAGCTATCGAAAACTCGTTGCTCCATTCTCGAATTCGGGTTCTGTAGTTAATCGAAAAAACTGAATGCTATATTTTTTCAGGGTAACGAAAATGCGCACGTGCAATGTACCTCCACGCGAGCTTACTCTACAAACTCGACGTTTTCAATTGGAATTTATCGGGGATGGAGAAACGTGCTTGCATGCGAAGAGATCGAGAGGTAAACACTTCGTggaagaaaattattcaaaatgaaTTCGTGACACTGTCAATTCGCATGGTCGCAAGTTCTTTCGCGACCACGcgacatttcgaaagtttcatttttcccATAAGTCGAACTTTCTTTCAGTGGCAGTAACGATTTAAAGTTtggaagtgaagaaaaatcgtCCAATTTTTCGAGGACACGTCCCTAGTCAATGGACAGCACCAAGACGCTGGCGCGTCTCTCGATGGTTGATAAAAtgggtttgaaaaaaaaatgagtgttcaTCGAACCTCTTGAGCAGTACGGTGAGCTTCGAGGTTGAGTTCTGGACTGTAGAGATCGGAGCCGCGTCTCGTTGCGTCCGAATGGAAAGTTGCAACTTCATCAGGCGGATCATCCTGTTCCGTGGTGGTTTTCGGTTCTATTAAGGACCTCGTGGATCTCGTTATTGTCGGGAAGGAGAAGCGAGGCACTTGCTGCTGCGCCGAGGAGCGTACGGAGCTGcgagagattgaaaaaatggtttttactGTTCGCCGGAAGTGAGCTCATTTCGTCTTATGAACCGAGGTCACGAGAACGCGTACTTATAAAATTCCGAAGCGTCGATGTAACTCTGGGACGTGACGGATCTAAGGGCACTGAATATTCTCTCTCCGGTAGTCGGGGCGCTGTTATGTCCGATGAGATCGCGAGCGACATCGGGTGGGGCTGGTGGCGGAGGTGGGGGGCTGTCGGACGTCAATTGGTTTGTCCCGCGATCGATACTCGTTACATCCTTGTGGTAATCGTGGTGGAGATCATCGAGTCTGCGGTAAATCGTCTCTTGTTCGTCTTGCCTCGAGCTTGGAACTCCGACCGAGGACGACTCGGTGCTCGCGGTGTCATAAACGTCCGCAAGGTCGGGCAGGCTCTCGATGTACTGCGAGACTCTCTGTTGAACTTTGGCCAAGATGTCGCGGGACTCGGAGCGCGGATGTTGCTCGTCCTTGTCGAAACTGCTGGACTTTTGGAGATAAGGCGTCATCTCGATACTCTGGGGTGACTCGTCGGAGCTTCTCGAACGCGAGTCGATTGGCCAGTTGTCCGAATTTTGGAGATGAAGCTTCGCGAGCATTGCCTGAGGGCCGTAAATAGATTCCATGATGGTGCGATGGGCGCTCGAGTTGTGGAGATCGATGCCGTCGACGCGGCCGTTCTTTGTCGCGTGTTGATGcaaattgtttatttcgttTACGGCGTCGCAGCTTGAGTCAAGAGGCGGGGAATCTCGATCCGCGTTGTTATTCACTCCTAGTGGTTTCAACGACGATTTTTCTTGGACGAAGACTTGGCCGTTCGACGACAAAGCGTATCTAACGCCGACGGGTACGTCTTTGGGTGCCACGTCGAACTGCCTGTAACTTCCGATTTCGCTTCTGTTCGACCTCGCGCTCCCGTAGACGTCCCTCGCAGTTGGGTTGTCGCGTCGCTGAGCTTCCCGCCGCTCGTGATCCCCCTCTCCATCGTCctcgccgtcgtcgtcgtcgtcagcCTCATTGGCCTCATCCTCGCAATTCCGATTCTCGTACCTCGAGTCGAAGTTCATTCCAGGGAGCCGGGACCTCGATTTACCGAGGGACTTGCTCATCGCGTGACCAGAGGACTGGATGCTTTCCGGTACTACGGAACGCGGTGTTCTCGAATCAAAACGCAGGCTCTCGCTCGATTGGCTCGACACGTTGGACAGCTTGTAGGGGTTGTTGTTGCCGTAGATCGATGGGTCTTCGTCAGGCTGCTGAAAGAGGAAAACCGAGCCGCCGGTTGGGGGGGCTCGGAGAGCCACGGGCCCAGGAAGACGCGGCACCGGTGGCACCGGCGGAGGCGTCAGCGGTCCTGGACCGCTCTCGTGCATCATTCTCATGTACTCGGAGGCCGCTGTTGGCGCTTGGAGCGGGGAAGGTCTCGGGCGCCCTGTTGCCCTCGGCTGGGGGGCTGGTCTCAAGGGCTGCGGCGGAATCGCGTTGGCGCTTCCCAGTGGGGGATGGAGGTCTCGGTCCACCGCTTCGAatcttgaaatgaaaaacGCTTGAGTTCTCGCGGGATTCCTTCGTTTTATACTGGTCTGATAATATACGATccgcttgaaatttttcatcgcgatTAATACCGGAGCGAAAGGAGCGCAGTTTGTGGTATTCTTAAGCTCTCGCACGCGGCAGCCTGTGCACGAAAGGCGCGGCACGGACTTGAGAGCATTGGAAATGGAATGCGGAGCGAGGGAGGATAAATTCTTGACCAACCTCGTGAAAGCTCCCTGCGCGTCCAGCCTGAGGTCGCTCTCGCTATGAAGGAGATTCTGCGAAGTATTCCCCGGCTGTCGATAGAGTCCCGGCACGGTTTGAGCCGTCGGATGCTGCGCTTTAACTAGGCCAACCTGACGAGGACAACGGTTCGAGAAATCGATTAAATATATGCACACGCTTTATTCAAAGTTGCTCGCTGCGTTATGCTCTGTGCTGACCTTCTCTTCCCTCGGTGCCCACAACCAGGACAATCTCTGACGCCACTCTTGGCAGATGCTCCAGATGTTTCTTCTCCCCCATTGCCACTCGAACCGCCTGTCCAATCAACAACGCCGACCCGACACCGCGTTATCTTACGATTATTCGCTTGACTCTCCGCTTTACAACTTTGCTACAAACTTCAGTCTCTGCTAAAGTCACTTAATCAAGGCCGGCTCGACCAAGGCTATCAAATCGTCTCTTTAGTTATTCATTCTTTTATAGACTTTGAGCACGACCATGGGACTCGTCGATTGGCCAATTTCTGAAACCCTCTTTAAAGAGAATTTTACAAGTACAGTTTTTGAGGGCTTTGAACAGTCTaaaccttggaatttttgctaatttttgcttcctcatggAGGTAgccatggaaaaatttttttctccagttttcaatgtcaatgtgctcaaaatgtccaaAAACATCCAaacatatctagaaaaaatttccggatgtgtgtgtgtgtgtgtgtgtgtgcgtgtgtatgtCATGGCActggaaaattcaaacgcttataactcgaaaacgatcTGAGATGCAGGGCTACcattttgcacagatgttaatctgaaCAAGCTCTTcgttctctgataattttgtcggaatttgaaaaaaaaatacgaatcctacgacgttttgaaatttttaaaaaagggTGTCGATGCTCTAACTTCcggaaattttaagatttattactaatttgttttttttttttataaatagattatcatAACAGTAAAGTTGGTATggaatttgggaaatatcggttgagcggttaaAATTCTATGATCCttggaattttacgaaaatatgagtttttcgaaaaatccgctttaatttttggaaattaatttgaaaaagttaaaagtcgataaataggttaaaattttattaaaaaaaaaaaataaaagtaacgaattgctttctcaagcttttagaacaatgcttaaagcttcctctacgaggaagccaaaatgaaaaatatagcacctcatagagtaagctttgagcatggtgcatcttgaggaagcaatttgcaaatttcaatttttcgtttattttatgaataaaaattggttggatgAATTTACTAAAAACCTTGTACACGTTTTCCATATACTCAGAAGTAGGaggaaaagttttattttttattttttgaatggtACATTTTTGTGCAATTATGTGTTGAAAATGGTACTTCTTAGATCGGTGTTGACAGAAAAACtgagtttttattccatcGACTTGattcaaattgaattttttcggggAAACGTATGTTTTCAGCTTGACATAGCCGTTTTTCGACAACTTTCTACcgagaaattcacaaaaattgtgattttttttttcgaatggtcgccatttttttgctaaacaatcttttgaaaattcccaGAGTGCTGCGATAGCCAATGGCACATATTTTAAGAATCTTTTTGGTTCATGTCCTGAGATGTTGCGTTTGTGAGATTTGCTGTCAACGCCCATTCAAGGGGTGCCATTTTCAACACACCATTGTACAAAAGatagcatgaaaaaaatgaaaaaaaaaattttccagtacTTCTGAGTTTGTACCAATTttaagttataaaaaaaacaaaaaacacctaAAATTCCTACGTTTACACTGCTCGTAATCTGCCCTTAATCGTAAGGCAAGTTTTAAGCAAAGTTGAAAATCCTTGGTGAAGATTCGTTGTCGCCGAAACCTTGATTTACTCCTGACAAACTATTTCGAGTCACATCGACCGAGTAGTAAATTAAGGCTTAATAAAGAGAGATAGTGAGACTTGCGTATGTGCAGACCTTCGACAGAGCGTGAAAATTGCTCCTGCAACGACAATGACCAATGCTATTACGAGAGCGACGACCGCCCAGCCTCCGTACTGTGGTTTCAGACCCATTCCAGTTAGCCTCTGCTTTTCAGCTCACGTGTTATCGGGACGTAGTTTGCCCGATGATTACCTCAAGCCTTCGCACACCTGTTACCTGTATCACTTTGAGCAAAAAAATCCGTCAATTATTTCAGATCCCTCAAAACTCAATTcgattaaccggttgactggtgagcttttttccagtttttgtgccaaaactggaacgagccaatatgttaccgaaaatcacgataatttatttctgagcgttttcgaggttgctgataccattttcatgtgataaagcatgaaattttcgcagtgaaaaattaacaaatttcaccctgaacccttatttttcacatttttgggggtagcgaattttgtttgatttcgatGAGAGTCCAGTGTgctaaaaaactaaaaattttcatgtcgtatagcatgaaaatccattgaaaaaacgaaaaatttcatccttaactttcaattttccccATTTCCAAGGGTAGTGAGGTTaaaattaagttcaaaaatcgactcagcgacccaaaaaaccactgtataccaatttttgtccaaatcagttgaaaattgaaaaagttatttcaatatgtacacatatgataCAAAACCAGAATGGGCCCGACTTTTTTATTGTACATATATGATCCAATACCAGGCAACCGGTTAAAAATTCGTCATTTTATTCAGCGCTCAATACTTCACTGTAGCGtcaatgaatgatttttcgtcGTATTGGCTTTTCTCCGTGAGTTTTTGTGTCTTTTTATCCTCCGAGATTCGGAAAACGAGGTCGGTCGCGTTAgtttgttttgaattttatcccatttttttaacgtttaaCATCATAATATTCGCTCGAACGTTTGACAATCAACGTTTTTATATGCGCATTGtttattattgaaataatCGTGTGCGCAAGTCGAACGGGCCGTAATTAAGAGCGTGAGTATAAAACGGTGAGAGCGATGAATAGTGGAATTAGCATGAAATACGTGGAAATGTCAAGTGAAAAGCGCGAAGAAGGGAGCCCTCATGAATGTTGtagatcgtataaacaaatagGTCAGCACTGCTGGTCGACCAACTCTCGAGGGCTCTCAACTCATCGGGTCAAGGCTAtgtgcaatgaaaaatttgccaAGTAACCATCCGGGGAGGATTCTCAAGGATGGTAAAAAGTTGGCGCACTTACTGTCGTTGGTATTCTCAGTAAAATTTGATTCCTGGTTGTctggttatttttttttcgatttggaAAGGATTCGAGGGCGAAATAGTGCTCCGGGCGACAGATAGCCCGGGGTATGGAGGAAGCGTGCCGTCCCGAaggagtttttattcctaagTGCTTTTTTCACGAGTTCATCGTTTTGACAAAGTATTAGATCCCACAGTAGCATTCGAGATAAACGAATGGCATGTTTCGAAGCCCTTTGAAGGAAGAAGGTAGAAACGAAAGGTGGCAGGAAGAAAAGTGTTGGGAGTTTAAGAAGGGCGTAAACCTAAAGAGCGTTCACTCCCACTTCCGTTTCTCCATCGATCCAAGCTGGCACGATGTTGCTGCTATATAAACGTCGTGCAAACAGCGTCGATATGTGCACCGTTCGGAGTGCTGTCATGCTGCTTATTGGACAATAACAGTATACCACGAATACCAAGGAAATGAGGACTgcgaaagaaataataaattgatGGGAGAAACGCGACAGATGGAAGCGAAGAGGGGATTGGCTCGCGTTACGAGCGGCATAGTCTTCCTTGATAATTTATACGCGACTTGAAATCGCGATGGAAAAGCGAGGCCGCCTGAGGCTGCGGGCATTTCACCGGTAGCATCGATCCGCGTGCGTATCCATCCGCGTATATCTTGAGCTACGATTCGGCTGCTCCCCGCACGAGAGCATGTAGCACAACTGGTGAGGAGATAACTCCTCGCTTCTTCGCGACGCATCATCATCCCATGGGATCCTGAATAACGTTTATCGCTGTAAAACGATACGTGCTAGGCGAACAATCTCAAGATGTTTGCGCACGGCCACGTGCCATGCGATTTCCTTAATGTTCTCCATAAATGTGTAAGTTTAGATCGCTCCTCCTCTCCCGAAGGCTCTCCGATGGCTCGTAACGGAGCTCGCACCTCGTAAACTATTTCCGAGGATACGTGCGCCAACCGATCTTCCACGGAGCGTACTCCGAAGCCCGAAAAACCCGGGCCTCCCTTCGGGTATCGCTGCAACTCGATATTCCGGAGAGAAAACATTTCTCGAACATTTTTCGTCGCGGTGTACcttttatggaattttcacAAAGTAGAAACAGCCGTAAGCACCCGAAAGGAGCGGGAGGACCGAGCGGGGACTGACGGCTCGCAATCTGCCAGCTGTGCTTTTAACTGTGGGCCAGCCTCCTTCCGCTCCGCGGAGATCCCGGAAGTCTCGTCGGACCGACAGGCACATTCTGCTCAATGTCTCCACAGCGTATCATTCTGTAGATAAACACTAGGCTTTTTCCTTTGCATGGAGCCgagaaagtttaaaaaataatcccAAAAGCAgagctcaccaaaaaattatttcgaacggCGCATcgcgtttgaagattttccataaaaataacccAGGAAACTATCGAGACTcttgaggaaaaaatcgcaCGAAAACGACAAGAACATGTTCTTATAGAAAATTGgttttcctacaaaaaaagtcctcgCGAACAATCAGCTCGGAGCAACTGTTTTCGAGCTGTCGCCGTTTGAAGTCGAATcgacagaaaaaatgtttcacgagactgtaaaaatcaaatttttcgtttcacgaaCAAAATTCTTGGTGGTTTTTCGTCGATAATTACTTCCCCTGttggaacatttttataattactgtgattttaaattatttataaaatcgcttatttttataattttcatagAATTATTGTAATAATCTCTCGTGCTTGGTTTTCGTTGGATAACACTCTCCCTTTCAAGAGACCCGGAGCTCTCACGAGACAGCCCACAACGATTTTCCACCCCCCAAAACGTCCATCTCCGTATCGAATGTTGTCCGCAGTGTTCGAACGCGAGATTCATCTACGAAAATGGCAACTAAATCTGCTCGAGCTTTTATGGATCTAACTATAATTAACTTTGTACGCTTATATCGATAGAGTTCGTGCGAGTGAAGCTCTACCTGCCGGAACACAGCTCCGGGTTCGTCTCGTCCGAACCCATACCTTGCACTCCCTTGACAAATTCGATTACGTATCACTAATGCAGCTGCCGAGTACATGCTCCTATGTTAATGCAGCAACGAAAGCACCCAGGCTTTGTACATTCTGCTCGCTCTCTTTGCTTCCCTCTTCTGTATACGTGCAAGTGCCAGACTACTCAACCTTCCCTTCCCGTCCCGCGCCATTTTTCCTGCTaccttttttaatttcattttatcctcaaaaaaattctattaccCGACGTCCGAGGGCTGTTGAATTGTGAGAAAAATTGTCCTAAAATCCTCTTCTGGCCGCGAGGAATTTCGGCATTCTTTTTTCAGCGGTGGACTCTCGAAGTTTCGTTATTCGGTTACATTTATGAAATTCCAATTACATTGGACTGAATTTAAGCACATTTACTGATGagatttacatttttcgttttactATTATTTTAAAAACGCGGCGGAGGGGGAAGGGGGCACGACAGCCCCCTTAAAAGCCTGCAATTTAAGGAGCCGTCGTGCCCCACCCTTCCCTAATTCctcttgaaaaatgaatcgacGAGTgtcgaatttttaattttatttaactTTTTATTAGTATCggacagaaaataatgtacatttttttgtggaaTTGTTGTCTTATTAGTGGCAAATTGTGCCATTGAGGTCCTGATTCGTATCGGAGTTTACATAATGTTACGAACTATTTCGGAGGCAATATTTACTTTCGGCGTGTCCACttgaacacttatttccataaaaatgtatttttatctATGTCCACAAACGCTCAAAGCCAAGAAAGGTTGGAATTAATCGAGCCATCTCGAGCCTTCGTCGTACATTTTGACGTGAAATATTTATGGtcgtgtgtgtgtctgtgtgtgtgtgtggaacTCGTTTTTACGTCGGCGTCAATGGGGGCACTCGTCTTATAGATTCTTGATGCACGACATTTGGGGTCGGGAGGCGCAACAGCTGATCGCAAATCGTGGGCAAACATGAGAACGAAGTAGATTTTCCGTCGGAATTTCTTTGCacgaattttctaattttttcaaagatcgtCGTAAACGAAGGCAAAAACTTTCTTGAGCGAAACAGTTTTCAGTGTGCGAATTTCGGAACGAAGAATTcattgaatgagaaaaaatgtttttccgttgaaaatgttttcgtCGATGCGACGTTCGGGCTTCGAAGGgcagatgaaaaaagtttcacttgCCACGCGGTCTGTCAAAATTTCGTATCGTTGAAcgtgaaaatataattatttaaacaattacGATGTTCGTGCCAGACCAGGACAAAAATCACACAAAGTTACCATGAGAATGAGAATGGGCTAATGGAAAAACGTCCACGAGACAATGCGCCATCTCGCATTTATTGTCTCTTACTCTACAATGGTTTTTCATTAAGTGGCATTCAACGCAAATCTGTGCCATCGGGTTGTCGCCGAGTAGCGTACAACAGTCTCTAACTATGCGGGCACGTACGATTTCAGTTACCAAAtggttgaataaataaaaacgttgaaaaaaaacattgaggaGGACCGAAATAGCTAATCGGGCGATGATAAAAGTTTCACAatgtaagaataaaaaaactattcgaGTGACAACAGAAATGACGTTTGCGGACAATTCAAATGAGCTGCGAACTATATAATGAGATTGTCGTTTGCAAAATTGTGCTCCCCATTTATCGAGAGCCACCGAAGCGGCTCGAGGCTAAGTCAATAACCAGCGCGAGTTTTCCTAACTCGAGAACGAGCGTTTTCGAAGACTTTCAAAAATGTGCACTTTCACAACGTGCAGCAGTGACTTCCGTGCGTATCGGCACGATTTCTAATGATGagaaatgtgaaatattttggggaagaaggaaaaagtaaaaacattCCAAATTTTGGCAATAAATTTCGATCTAacaaaacgtattttttcattaaaaaaatgatataaaaccGTATCGTTTTTACTTCACGTAAAGTTGGTCGGGGACTTCCGAATTCGTGGGCGTTCCAAGCACCGCAGTTTCCATTCGAAACAAATCCGGCCGATTCTTTTAAATtctcaacaataataatttctATTCGAATTGACTTGagtcgagaaaaatgaaaaattgcaagTGCTGCAAGCCCTGAAAATAGACAGTATTTTCAACGTAACGTTTTGGCGTTTTTTGCtatgaaaaagtttctctttttatccaattttatacaacatttcattatttcttcacGTATGTACCAGATTATACGATATTGCTTGAATAATTTTTGCACGAGAGCCCTCCCAAATTCAGGAGTCCTCGACCAACTTAACGGCAAGTCAGTGCGCAATACGGCGATCATTTTACGTTGTTTATCCCATCAAAAAATACGTTTCCTTAAGTTTGGAAGCTTGAAAGATCTCCTCCTGCTGCTACTTTCCCAAAAATATGCTTAAAATTCTCCCATACTTTCAGGTCATTAGTTATCCTCCCCTTAATTCACCGAACGACCGAAATTTCAGTACCAAAACGTCAATCTACACAGAAAATTGACGAGTTAAACTCGAGCGGTCACCCTTCTCAGTATTGACCCCGCCCGAGGTAGCTTGACTACTCGCAAGAGAGTGCAACCGTGCACGTCGATCccattcgataaaaataaccatgaaaaaaaaacaatataaaaaaaagcataaaaggAATGTTCGGCACCCGAGTGCCTTTCCCATATTGTCCGTTGTCGTGCTTTTATCGCATGACTTTTTTAAAGCCCAATACTCGTGAAAATCATTGGCAAAGTGGGTTGTGTTTCTTCACGTTTCCATTCGATGCAATCAGATAAATTGTGCTTCCAGCAGGTTGTTCTTTCAGGGACCGGCAGCAGCAGGATGAGGCTCTTTTCACGTTCCCGTACGAaagccacacacacacacacgcacacagacacacacacatacacacacacacaattgGATCCCTTTTTGTCGCATCCCTTTTACGATGACATATTACGTTTTAGGTGGTtttagaattgcggagctttCACTCTCGTTTCACGCGCAATTTCGTGTATATCATGTCTCGGCACACACGAGTATCGATCGCCAGGTTTACCGCCAGGCGCACACCGGGCCAAGTACAAGTggtgcacacacacacacacaccaagATACTCG
It encodes:
- the LOC122419405 gene encoding uncharacterized protein isoform X7; translated protein: MGLKPQYGGWAVVALVIALVIVVAGAIFTLCRRRFEWQWGRRNIWSICQEWRQRLSWLWAPREEKVGLVKAQHPTAQTVPGLYRQPGNTSQNLLHSESDLRLDAQGAFTRFEAVDRDLHPPLGSANAIPPQPLRPAPQPRATGRPRPSPLQAPTAASEYMRMMHESGPGPLTPPPVPPVPRLPGPVALRAPPTGGSVFLFQQPDEDPSIYGNNNPYKLSNVSSQSSESLRFDSRTPRSVVPESIQSSGHAMSKSLGKSRSRLPGMNFDSRYENRNCEDEANEADDDDDGEDDGEGDHERREAQRRDNPTARDVYGSARSNRSEIGSYRQFDVAPKDVPVGVRYALSSNGQVFVQEKSSLKPLGVNNNADRDSPPLDSSCDAVNEINNLHQHATKNGRVDGIDLHNSSAHRTIMESIYGPQAMLAKLHLQNSDNWPIDSRSRSSDESPQSIEMTPYLQKSSSFDKDEQHPRSESRDILAKVQQRVSQYIESLPDLADVYDTASTESSSVGVPSSRQDEQETIYRRLDDLHHDYHKDVTSIDRGTNQLTSDSPPPPPPAPPDVARDLIGHNSAPTTGERIFSALRSVTSQSYIDASEFYNSVRSSAQQQVPRFSFPTITRSTRSLIEPKTTTEQDDPPDEVATFHSDATRRGSDLYSPELNLEAHRTAQEVYNSLQDPPASPLLLRDLSQEPYPYMSDPSFTRTSEDIFNSIEQRRKSMERLNGLHEGHFEMEGPDGTTSRRRSSQDLYAALEEVQLKRRLSQNIDEPFGVAGWMSGLEQLGVDSTGQPILNRRGSQQSLEPEPPPDESNLRRAISCESVCSDTSVNLGDLENATMVGHVCVGLEYERWGGRGADCEGDLAVSVLEARDLVAPDGRPAQDTLARVCLLPDRETHVQTRLYRSSPSPSYQEKFLFPLDGGPIGRTLLVQIFSVEISIGGGASLLGEASLKLGPAARPPATTWLPLIGPGALPFPYHGELMFSLSYLPTAERLTLVVVKARNLRGANPSVPGDFFVKVYLLQQGKKMHKKRTTAKKGEKSPIFNEAIIFSVPPHALQTIQLRLTVAETDPTTQSTSKAFSVGHIIVGSTANGKSLAHWRHMLAALRRPVAMWHPLRK